A window of the Helianthus annuus cultivar XRQ/B chromosome 4, HanXRQr2.0-SUNRISE, whole genome shotgun sequence genome harbors these coding sequences:
- the LOC110934088 gene encoding uncharacterized protein LOC110934088 produces the protein MKKSQQQQQQMSNNNNKASSSSSTTSKSSRDDTTFLFKDKEDVLKLTCQQLKKMPQLSSIDDAFHLSDSEISEIFFLFVSGRLAATEEYMKWNLYAKAFYLKLHSSCGNIPPLSYESLVADGISSDQEEEEEPPLSPDGISSDDVLTRVIGFARPRLLGPFKFGEYTERTQPRCIPYHLYLLLKQAVAIMKSSPTKTTKLKMVEKKIRFFCNYFHSHLPLGWKYKRGRASKEVESYDPTRKPRYDMSGYTPISSFTGAHVEHEYDEQTRLSRQSMIATMWTIHSRQTPNLWEMAPQEISFYCKICSCFGIDYHRLEAASQDDVCLMNVGLHPRSF, from the exons ACCACCTTTTTGTTCAAGGACAAGGAGGACGTGTTGAAGCTTACTTGTCAACAGTTAAAGAAGATGCCGCAGCTTAGCTCTATCGATGATGCTTTTCATCTTTCAGATAGTGAGATTAGCGAAATTTTTTTCTTGTTTGTATCAGGGAGGCTTGCTGCTACTGAGGAATACATGAAGTGGAATTTGTATGCCAAAGCATTTTATCTTAAATTGCATTCCTCCTGTGGGAACATACCACCTCTCAGCTACGAATCATTG gTGGCAGATGGGATCTCATCAGACCAGGAG GAAGAAGAAGAACCCCCCCTCTCGCCAGATGGGATCTCCTCAGATGATGTG CTAACGCGAGTGATTGGTTTCGCCAGGCCCCGCCTTTTGGGGCCATTCAAATTCGGTGAATATACTGAACGCACCCAACCTCGTTGTATTCCTTATCATCTCTATTTGCTGCTTAAGCAAGCAGTTGCTATCATGAAGTCGTCGCCCACCAAAACCACAAAATTGAAAATGGTTGAGAAAAAAATTCGGTTTTTTTGCAACTACTTCCACTCTCATCTGCCACTTGGCTGGAAATA CAAACGGGGCCGAGCCAGCAAAGAAGTTGAAAGCTATGACCCCACACGTAAGCCTAGATACGATATGTCTGGTTACACCCCTATCTCCTCTTTTACAGGCGCACATGTGGAGCATGAGTATGATGAGCAGACCCGTCTCTCGCGACAAAGCATGATTGCTACTATGTGGACTATTCACTCACGTCAGACGCCTAACCTTTGGGAAATGGCCCCGCAGGAGATATCATTCTATTGTAAAATATGTTCCTGCTTTGGTATTGATTACCATCGTTTAGAGGCCGCTTCTCAGGATGATGTGTGTTTGATGAATGTCGGATTACACCCCCGTAGTTTCTAA